From Herbiconiux flava, one genomic window encodes:
- a CDS encoding RNA-binding S4 domain-containing protein: MSEGVRIDSWLWAARVYKTRSLATAACRAGHVKLNGDRVKAAQPVRPGDEVRARISGFDRILIVQKLGAKRGSASVAAELFADLTPPPPPREEVASVPVRDRGTGRPTKRDRRELERLRGLGTGAGPRDDEDGDPGLRHGQYP, translated from the coding sequence ATGAGCGAGGGCGTGCGCATCGACAGCTGGCTGTGGGCTGCCCGCGTCTACAAGACCCGCTCGCTCGCCACCGCGGCGTGCCGCGCCGGTCACGTGAAGCTGAACGGCGACCGCGTCAAGGCTGCCCAGCCCGTTCGGCCCGGCGACGAGGTGCGGGCGCGCATCAGCGGCTTCGACCGCATTCTGATTGTGCAGAAGCTGGGCGCCAAGCGCGGCTCGGCCTCGGTCGCGGCCGAGCTGTTCGCCGACCTCACTCCGCCGCCGCCGCCGCGCGAGGAGGTGGCCTCCGTGCCCGTGCGCGATCGCGGAACCGGGCGCCCCACCAAGCGCGATCGGCGCGAGCTGGAGCGGCTGCGCGGTCTCGGTACGGGCGCAGGCCCGCGCGACGACGAAGACGGAGACCCGGGACTCAGGCACGGCCAGTACCCTTGA